A region from the Camelus ferus isolate YT-003-E chromosome 1, BCGSAC_Cfer_1.0, whole genome shotgun sequence genome encodes:
- the LOC116662721 gene encoding keratin-associated protein 20-2-like: MSFYNNYCGGLGYGYGGLGCGYGCGYGGCGYSGYDYACYRPCCYGRYWSSGFY, from the coding sequence ATGAGCTTCTACAACAACTACTGTGGTGGCCTGGGCTATGGCTATGGTGGCCTGGGATGTGGCTATGGATGTGGCTACGGTGGCTGTGGCTACAGTGGCTATGACTATGCCTGCTACCGCCCATGCTGCTATGGAAGATACTGGTCTTCTGGCTTCTACTGA